In Pochonia chlamydosporia 170 chromosome 3, whole genome shotgun sequence, the following are encoded in one genomic region:
- a CDS encoding mitochondrial inner membrane protein (similar to Metarhizium acridum CQMa 102 XP_007807782.1): MEECPTTEPKFGPAPFLPEGGQEPVPGAPDYSPWIRGRKHEPPKGQWSQHRDFGILVVLSGSDRKQHSLDLRSTEAPAMQPFGGPMARAAWAGGRRILGRDVTAFAQQTRTRESLFAAKPVTGLQRCARHSPQSRSFSSQIPPKNTESSSILRNGADTKTQDSAQPAKDLPSVTDSRRSELNQKFSQAMDNLQARVLTASQTLNDITGYSSIEGIKKENDALEAQLAEAHATVRNVRQAYKTSNTKRATTQREVTTLLARKDTWSPADLERFTELYRTDHVLEGEVSSAQEALTEAEAEEQSLSQRLNAGILKRYHEEQIWSDRIRRASTWGTWGLMGMNFLLFVVLQFFAEPWRRRRLVKGVVEEEKKVLEEVRGELEAVKMSLTKKEEAVPVPVQHSPAAVPVEPETASSPLTEGTWKEFLADPARWQAAAADLVSERRIDLRMRDASTLAFQGAVTGAAVAGSIAVLLLRRT, translated from the exons ATGGAGG AATGCCCAACAACTGAGCCGAAATTCGGGCCAGCGCCGTTCCTCCCCGAGGGCGGTCAGGAACCAGTGCCTGGAGCACCAGACTACAGTCCTTGGATTCGCGGCAGAAAGCATGAGCCACCCAAAGGCCAGTGGTCTCAACATCGCGATTTCGGTATTTTGGTCGTCCTCAGCGGCAGCGACAGGAAACAACACTCACTGGACCTGCGTTCGACCGAGGCACCCGCGATGCAGCCGTTTGGCGGCCCAATGGCTCGAGCAGCTTGGGCTGGCGGCAGGAGAATTCTAGGACGGGATGTCACAGCCTTCGCCCAGCAAACAAGAACTCGAGAGAGCTTGTTCGCTGCAAAGCCAGTCACTGGCCTGCAGCGTTGTGCACGCCATAGTCCTCAATCACGGTCCTTCTCGTCGCAAATTCCGCCTAAGAATACTGAGTCATCGTCCATTCTGAGAAATGGCGCCGATACGAAGACGCAAGATTCAGCGCAGCCAGCCAAGGACCTGCCATCAGTCACAGACAGTCGTCGCAGCGAGTTGAACCAAAAGTTCAGTCAGGCCATGGATAATCTCCAGGCACGAGTACTCACGGCTTCGCAAACTCTAAACGATATAACGGGGTACTCATCCATCGAAGGCATCAAGAAAGAGAATGACGCTTTAGAAGCCCAACTAGCGGAAGCCCATGCCACGGTTCGAAATGTTCGTCAGGCCTACAAAACATCCAACACGAAAAGAGCTACCACGCAACGAGAAGTGACGACTTTGCTCGCTCGCAAAGATACATGGTCCCCGGCCGACCTGGAGCGATTTACGGAACTCTACAGAACAGACCATGTTCTGGAAGGGGAGGTGTCCAGCGCTCAGGAGGCTTTGACCGAGGCCGAGGCTGAGGAGCAAAGTCTGAGCCAGCGTCTCAACGCCGGGATACTGAAGCGTTACCACGAGGAGCAAATATGGAGTGATAGAATACGCCGTGCCAGTACATGGGGCACGTGGGGTCTGATGGGCATGAACTTTCTGTTATTCGTTGTGCTGCAGTTTTTTGCAGAAccttggcgaagaaggcgtcttgtcaaaggcgtggttgaggaagagaagaaggtATTGGAAGAGGTCCGCGGCGAGTTGGAAGCTGTCAAGATGTCTCTcaccaagaaggaggaggctgttCCCGTACCAGTGCAACATTCGCCTGCGGCTGTGCCCGTGGAGCCAGAGACTGCGTCGAGTCCATTGACGGAAGGAACCTGGAAGGAATTCCTGGCGGACCCGGCTCGATggcaggctgctgctgccgacTTGGTCAGTGAAAGAAGAATTGACCTGCGGATGAGGGATGCTTCTACGTTGGCGTTCCAAGGCGCTGTGACGGGAGCAGCAGTTGCTGGAAGTATAGCGGTACTGCTCCTGAGAAGGACATGA